The window TTCCCCGTGATCTGGGGTTGTGATTTTTCGGGTGTTGTGGAGAAAACCGGGGGAGCGGTCACGCTCTTCAAGCCGGGCGACGAGGTGTACGGCTTCAAGCACGGTAAGGTTGCCCAGACTTATCGTGGCACCTACGCCGAGTTCGCCGTCGCGCCGGAAAACACGCTGGCGCACAAGCCAGCCCGTCTCAGCCATGAAGAAGCCGCGGCGGTTCCGCTGGCGGCGCTCACCGCCTGGCAGGCGATGGTGAACCTGGGCAAGCTGGCTGCAGGAAAGAAGGTCCTGATCCATGCCGGCGCCGGCGGCGTGGGCGTGATGGCCATACAGATCGCCAGGGCTCTGGGAGCGTTCGTCGCCGCCACAGCCGGTCCGCAGAACCAGAGCTTGTTGCGCGAACTGGGCGCAGACCTGGCGATTGACTACACGCGCGAGAGGATTGAAGACAGACTGTCCGGTTACGACCTGGTGCTCGACGGCGTCGGCAAGAGCGTCTGGGCGAGTTCTTTCAAAGTACTGCGACGCGGCGGGCGTCTGGTGACGCTTACTCTGCCCGTCCCCAAGCCGCCGGCGGGGAAGATGAAGTTTTATGGAACCATTGTGGCCAGCGTGGTGGGGAATTGGCTGGGCAGCATGGTGCGACAGAAGTGGCTGTGGGTGGTCCAGGTCAAGCCGCGCGGCGGTGATCTGGAAAAAATCAGCGCGCTGATTGAAGCCGGCAAGCTGCGCCCGGTGATCGAGAAAGTTTATCCGCTGGAGCAGATCGCCGAAGCCCATCGCCAAAGCGAAAAAGGACATGTCAGAGGGAAGCTGGTCGTGAAAATCAGCAGCTAGCAACACAACTAGCCGAGTCGGTAGACGCTATCCCGCCACTCCGGCTTCTTCCACTTTGCGCTCGCCCACCTGCTGGCGCCACATGGCGTAATACAGGCCCTTCTGCTCCAGCAATTCCGAGTGCCGCCCGGATTCGGCGATGCGGCCACGCTCCAGGACGTAAATGCGGTCGGCGTGCATGATGGTGGACAGGCGGTGGGCGATCAGGATGGTGATGGCTTCCTGACCGCTGGCCACGTCGCGAATCGTCCGGGTGATTTCTTCTTCCGTAAGCGAATCGAGCGAAGACGTGGCTTCGTCAAAGACCAAAAGCTGCGGATGGCGCAACAGCGCCCGCGCGATGGAGAGGCGTTGCTTCTCGCCGCCGGAGACCTTCACGCCGCCTTCGCCGATCAGCGTATCCAGGCCGCGGTCGGCACGGGCCAGCAGGCTGTCCGCGGCAGCCTTGCGCAGGACTTCCAGGCATTCGGCGTCCGTGGCGCTGGGATTGACGAAGAGCAGGTTCTCGCGAATCGAGCCGGAAAAGAGCTGCGTGTCCTGGGTGACAAAACCGATGCGCTCCCGCAGGTCGTCCAGGTCAAGCCGGTTGGATGGAATTCCGTTGTACAGAATTTCGCCGGAGTGCGGCGCATAGAGTCCCACCAGCAGCTTGACCAGCGTTGATTTGCCCGCGCCCGACGGGCCGACAAAAGCGATGGTATCGCCGCGCGCCGCGGTAAAGCTGATCTTGTCCAGTGCCAAGGCCGTGGCCGTGAGATGGCGGAAGCTGACGTGGTGGAATTGCAGCGTCATCAATTCGTTGAACGGCTCGGGGTTTTCCGGCTTGGGATCGCGCGGCGTGTCCAAAATAGTCTGGAAATTCTGCAATGAGACCTCGGTTTCGCGGAACGTGTTGATGATGTTTCCCAGCTCCTGCAGCGGGGTGAAGATGAAAAACGAATAGATCATCAACGAGAAGAACTGTCCCACGGTGATCTGCTGCAGGAAGATGAGGTACAGCATCAGGAAAAGCAGCGTGGTGCGCATGGCGTTTACGGACGTTCCCTGAATAAAGCTCAGGCTGCGCAGGAATTTCACTTTCTTCAGCTCCAGGCGGAGGATCTTTTCCGTCACGCCGTTCAGGCGGGCCACTTCCTGGCGGGCCAGCCCCAGACTCTTGACCAGCTCAATGTTGCGCAGAGATTCCGTGGTGGACCCCGCCAGAGCGGTAGTTTCCGCCACAATGGTCTTCTGGATGGTCTTGATGCGCCGGCTCAGCACCGAACTCATCACGCCCAGCAGGGGCACGGCGATCAGAAACGCCGGCACAATGGCCCAGTGCACGCTGAGAGCGTAGATGACGACAAAAATCACGCCCACCAGCGACGTAAACAGCGTGTTGATGGCGGCGTTGAAGAACTTTTCCACGTCCAGGCGGACCTTTTGCAGCTTGCCCAGGGTCTCGCCGCTGCGCTGGTCTTCGAAGACCTGGTAGGGAAGGTCCAGCGAGTGGTGGATCCCGTCAGAGTACATCTTCGCGCCCAGGCGCTGGACAATCACGTTGACGAAATAGTCCTGGAAGTTTTTAGCCACGCGCGAGACAAAGGCGACGCCCACCGCCGCCAGCAGCAGCCATCCCGCGCCGCGGATGAACTGCACTTTGGTGTACTTGTTGTACTGCGTGGCGTAGTTGTCAATCACATGGCGAAAGATCAGCGGGTCCAGCAGGGAGAAAACCTGGTTGGTGGCCGCCAGAACCAGGGCCAGCGTGATCAGCTTCCAGTACTGCTTCGAGTAGGTGTAGAGAAGTCTCATAGTGGTAAGGATTCTCGATGGTCAGAATCATGGTCAGAATCAATGATGATCAAGAGCGGCGATGATAAAGAATCAACGCTGGGGCGACTACGGCTGCGCGAGCCCGGTGCGGGCTCCGCTGCCCACAGGCCCAGTCTTTAGTAGATCACACCCGTAGATCACACCCTGTAGACCACACCGCAGATTACACCCAACTTGACTTAGATTGAGCTGCCGCCGGTTCGATGCAAAAAAGTCGCCGGGCGCGTCGCCGTCCGGGGAGTTAGGCCGTTCGGCTCCCGCCGGCAAAATGCCGGAAAAATGTCCGACTTTGCGCTTGCAATTTGTCGCCGTCCGTCGGATACTTACTTGGTCGTTCAAGTAACAAATGTAATTAAACGAATCATGGCAGCTCCAAAATCCACCACCCGCGAACGCATCATCCAGGCAGCCGTGGAGCTGTTCTATGCCCACGGGTACGCCGGCACGGGGATGGCGGAGATCCTCAAGAAAGCCAACGCCAACAGCGGCAGCTTTTATTTTTTCTTCACCGGCAAAGAAGACCTGCTAATGGCGGTGCTGGATTGGTACCAGCAAAACCTGGGGCCGGTGCTGCTGGCGCCGGTGTTCAAGCAGTCCAAAGACCCCATCAAGCGCATTTTTCTTTTGCTGGAAAAGTATCGCCAGAACGTGGTGGTCACCGAGTTTGCCTTCGGCTGTCCTCTGGGACGCCTGGCGTTGGAGATTGAGCCGGACCGCCGAGCGGTGCATGACAGGATCGCCGCCAACTTTACCGGATGGTCGCGCGCCGTGGAAGAGCTGCTGGCCCAGGCGAAAGCCGCGGGCCGCCTGCCCGACGACTGCGATCTCCGCCAACTCTCCCGCTTCGTGCTGACGGTGATGGAAGGCGGCGTGATGCAGGCGCGTTCCTACCAATGCATTGAGCCGTTCGACGATTGCATCAGCCAGCTCCGCGCTTATTTCAAAACGATGGAAAGCTCACAGCGCAAGCCAATGAACCGCGCCCGCAAGGCCGGAATATCTCAACGAAGAAGGAAAACAAAATGAAATCCAAAACACTATCGTTGTTCGTCGCCATTATGCTCGTCGTCGCTGCGCCGCTTGTGGCTCGGGCCCAAGGCGCGGCGCCGGAAAACGCGCGCGACGTCGCCACCGTCAAAGCCGTTGATTTTGCCTGGATGACTGGCCGCTGGATCGGCCGTCTACAGACGGCGACGGCGGAACAGATCTGTTCTACCGTTCAAGCCGGCGAAATGCTTTGCTTGTTCCGGATATTTGTTCAAGGCCAGCCGGTGATGTATGAGCTCTACACCATTTATGACACGCCGAAGGGAGTGGAGATACGCTCTCTGAATTTCCCCACGGATCTGACGGACAAAGTCCTGCAGCAGCCGCTGCTCATGGTCCTGCAGAAGTACAGCAACAAAGAAGTGGTTTTTGCCGGCGCGCCCGGGGCCCAGGTTGAGACGTCCACGCTGCTGCGCGATTCGCCCACCACCATGAACGGCATCATCATGTTCCGCGACCAGAAGGAGGCGCACATCCGCGTGCGCTGGGAGAAGGTCGCGTATGACGCCAAGGTGAATTACAACCCGCCTGTGTCCAAGCCATAAGCGCCGCGCGCAGGCTTCGCTGGTACCGCGTTTCCGGTAGAATGGCGCTTCCGAACTGGAGATGAATATGCGCGCGGTGCTTTGCAAAGAATGGGGTAGTGAAGAAAAGCTGGTGGTGGAAGAGATCGGCGCTCCAGCCATGCGCGAAGGCGCAGTTCGGCTGGCGGTCCACGCTGCGGGCGTGAATTTTGCCGACCTGCTGCTCATCGCAGGCCAGTACCAGGAGAAGCCGGCGTTTCCCTTCATTCCCGGAGCCGAGGCCGCGGGCGTGGTGACTCAAGTCGGCCCGGGCGTCAGCGGAATCAAAGCTGGTGACCGCGTGATGGCGCTCGCGGGGCTAGGCGCCTACGCAGAAGAAGTTGTAGTCGAGGCCGCCAAGGTCCTGCGCATCCCTGAGGGGATGGATTTTGCCAGCGCCGCGGCGTTTCCGGTGGCTTACGGAACATCGCACGGCGCGCTGGAGTGGCGCGCGCGACTCCAGCCCGGCGAATGGCTGTTGGTCACCGGCGCGGCGGGGGGCGTGGGCTTGACCGCCGTAGAGATTGGCAAGGCCATGGGCGCCAAGGTGATCGCCTGCGCTGGGAACGCGGAAAAACTCTCGGTCGCCCAGCAACACGGCGCCGATCACCTGATTGATTATTCAAAAGAAGACATTCGCGAGCGCGTAAAAGCCATCACCGGCGGACGCGGCGCGGACGTGATCTACGATCCCGTAGGAGGCGACGCCTTCGACGCCGCGCTGCGTTCCATTGCCTGGGGCGGAAGGATCATCGTCATCGGCTTTGCCGCCGGGCGAGTGCCGCAAATTCCCGCCAATATTGTGCTGGTAAAGAATGTTGACGTGATCGGCTTCTACTGGGGTTCTTACCAGAAGCACAAGCCGGGGCTGGTGATTTCGTCGTTTGCCCAGCTCTTCCGCTGGTTCGAAGAAGGCAAGATCAAGCCGCATGTATCGCTTCAGTTCGATCTGGAGCACACCGCACAGGCGCTGGAAGCGCTGCGGGCGCGGAAGTCCACGGGCAAGGTCGTGATAACGGTGAGATCGTAAGCGCCTTGGCGCGCATATAATCCTGGCCATGCTGAAGCCGGACCTCGCACAACTTTGGGAAGAACACACCAGGCACGAGT is drawn from Terriglobia bacterium and contains these coding sequences:
- a CDS encoding NADP-dependent oxidoreductase, translated to MRAVICETYGGPEVLELADDIPVPQVGPNGVLVRVYASSVNPVDWKVRQGMLAPLWDLRFPVIWGCDFSGVVEKTGGAVTLFKPGDEVYGFKHGKVAQTYRGTYAEFAVAPENTLAHKPARLSHEEAAAVPLAALTAWQAMVNLGKLAAGKKVLIHAGAGGVGVMAIQIARALGAFVAATAGPQNQSLLRELGADLAIDYTRERIEDRLSGYDLVLDGVGKSVWASSFKVLRRGGRLVTLTLPVPKPPAGKMKFYGTIVASVVGNWLGSMVRQKWLWVVQVKPRGGDLEKISALIEAGKLRPVIEKVYPLEQIAEAHRQSEKGHVRGKLVVKISS
- a CDS encoding ABC transporter ATP-binding protein/permease, yielding MRLLYTYSKQYWKLITLALVLAATNQVFSLLDPLIFRHVIDNYATQYNKYTKVQFIRGAGWLLLAAVGVAFVSRVAKNFQDYFVNVIVQRLGAKMYSDGIHHSLDLPYQVFEDQRSGETLGKLQKVRLDVEKFFNAAINTLFTSLVGVIFVVIYALSVHWAIVPAFLIAVPLLGVMSSVLSRRIKTIQKTIVAETTALAGSTTESLRNIELVKSLGLARQEVARLNGVTEKILRLELKKVKFLRSLSFIQGTSVNAMRTTLLFLMLYLIFLQQITVGQFFSLMIYSFFIFTPLQELGNIINTFRETEVSLQNFQTILDTPRDPKPENPEPFNELMTLQFHHVSFRHLTATALALDKISFTAARGDTIAFVGPSGAGKSTLVKLLVGLYAPHSGEILYNGIPSNRLDLDDLRERIGFVTQDTQLFSGSIRENLLFVNPSATDAECLEVLRKAAADSLLARADRGLDTLIGEGGVKVSGGEKQRLSIARALLRHPQLLVFDEATSSLDSLTEEEITRTIRDVASGQEAITILIAHRLSTIMHADRIYVLERGRIAESGRHSELLEQKGLYYAMWRQQVGERKVEEAGVAG
- a CDS encoding TetR/AcrR family transcriptional regulator encodes the protein MAAPKSTTRERIIQAAVELFYAHGYAGTGMAEILKKANANSGSFYFFFTGKEDLLMAVLDWYQQNLGPVLLAPVFKQSKDPIKRIFLLLEKYRQNVVVTEFAFGCPLGRLALEIEPDRRAVHDRIAANFTGWSRAVEELLAQAKAAGRLPDDCDLRQLSRFVLTVMEGGVMQARSYQCIEPFDDCISQLRAYFKTMESSQRKPMNRARKAGISQRRRKTK
- a CDS encoding DUF6265 family protein; its protein translation is MKSKTLSLFVAIMLVVAAPLVARAQGAAPENARDVATVKAVDFAWMTGRWIGRLQTATAEQICSTVQAGEMLCLFRIFVQGQPVMYELYTIYDTPKGVEIRSLNFPTDLTDKVLQQPLLMVLQKYSNKEVVFAGAPGAQVETSTLLRDSPTTMNGIIMFRDQKEAHIRVRWEKVAYDAKVNYNPPVSKP
- a CDS encoding NADPH:quinone oxidoreductase family protein, which produces MRAVLCKEWGSEEKLVVEEIGAPAMREGAVRLAVHAAGVNFADLLLIAGQYQEKPAFPFIPGAEAAGVVTQVGPGVSGIKAGDRVMALAGLGAYAEEVVVEAAKVLRIPEGMDFASAAAFPVAYGTSHGALEWRARLQPGEWLLVTGAAGGVGLTAVEIGKAMGAKVIACAGNAEKLSVAQQHGADHLIDYSKEDIRERVKAITGGRGADVIYDPVGGDAFDAALRSIAWGGRIIVIGFAAGRVPQIPANIVLVKNVDVIGFYWGSYQKHKPGLVISSFAQLFRWFEEGKIKPHVSLQFDLEHTAQALEALRARKSTGKVVITVRS